The following are encoded in a window of Astyanax mexicanus isolate ESR-SI-001 chromosome 6, AstMex3_surface, whole genome shotgun sequence genomic DNA:
- the LOC111188860 gene encoding uncharacterized protein LOC111188860 isoform X1 has protein sequence MCFNQTGGSGQRRLNVVSPEAEGYSGAHLTTGYTGKSCYYIMPIQESLDTSPLPFSAKEFSKMPKAKCINCQIHVPVQLLSLHIQDCQKTDTDSDCEITDDPSEICPICEVPYPVTDLPLHASFCGESSHLHFRDTLPSTSSAASAVQSTLSTAYPLVPAIKEWKSVQDPQEAVQLFLEQLKQEGASQPSLLLSLDATDDDEQRDCSLIKFYKSDYEKSQWKAPFRCSIKGDAAIGAGVTRHVLSSAIARLKHGFKLNLDFDLGNAAETLLFEGEPDHLVPAASTVLLESDLFRMAGRILGHSVINGGPTLSGLSRAVVSALTNCQKEMTKSKLCLEDCPDTEQRDTIGLLLKEEWTEEELSRINNLCLDWYCTVPTKDTNKLLIFQQLLSHAVLGRVTAQIKQLQKGIKDTGIWPLIEHRPEVVPLLFPTETEVQLTPQQVLQSIIWPRARSNHDDSDDDMPEETIALLSAFFRRYVEEASSDRLKMLLKFWVGWEVPPQRLKLEFVQSRGPRHLPTAATCSERLRLPNHYKKFEELKADLMVCLVSVDTGFGLV, from the exons atgTGTTTCAATCAAACAGGGGGCTCAGGGCAGCGGAGGCTAAATGTTGTATCACCTGAGGCAGAGGGCTATTCTGGAGCCCACTTAACAACTGGTTATACTGGAAAGAGCTGCTATTATATAATGCCAATCCAGGAGAGCCTGGATACAAGCCCCTTGCCCTTTTCGGCCAAAGAGTTTTCCAAAATGCCTAAGGCAAAATGCATCAACTGCCAGATCCATGTACCTGTACAGCTGCTGTCACTTCACATTCAAGATTGCCAGAAAACT GACACTGACTCAGATTGTGAAATTACTGATGATCCTTCTGAG ATTTGCCCTATATGTGAGGTTCCATACCCTGTTACAGACCTGCCGCTACATGCAAGCTTTTGTGGTGAAAG CAGTCATCTTCATTTTAGGGACACTCTACCCAGCACATCCTCTGCAGCTTCAGCAGTTCAGTCAACGCTATCAACTGCTTACCCATTAGTACCTGCGATTAAAG AATGGAAATCAGTGCAAGATCCACAAGAGGCTGTACAGCTCTTCCTGGAGCAACTTAAACAAGAGGGGGCAAGTCAACCATCACTCCTTCTGTCCCTGGATGCAACAGATGATGACGAACAAAGGGATTGTTCTCTCATCAAATTTTACAAAAGTGACTATGAAAAAAGCCAATGGAAAGCTCCTTTCCGCTGCAGCATTAAAG GGGATGCTGCAATTGGAGCAGGTGTGACAAGACATGTGCTATCTTCAGCCATTGCCAGGTTAAAGCATGGTTTTAAACTAAACCTTG ATTTTGATCTAGGCAATGCAGCGGAGACTCTGTTGTTTGAGGGAGAACCTGACCACCTGGTTCCTGCTGCATCTACAGTGCTTCTGGAGAGTGATCTTTTCCGTATGGCAGGTAGAATCCTTGGTCACTCTGTGATCAATGGTGGTCCTACACTGTCTGGGTTGAGTCGGGCAGTGGTCAGTGCCTTAACAAATTGCCAAAAGGAAATGACAAAATCAAAACTCTGCCTAGAAGACTGCCCCGATACAGAGCAAAGGGACACTATTGGTCTT CTGCTAAAAGAAGAGTGGACTGAGGAAGAATTGTCAAGAATAAACAATCTCTGCTTGGATTGGTACTGCACAGTGCCTACAAAAGACACAAACAAGCTTCTGATATTCCAGCAGCTCCTCTCCCATGCT GTTCTTGGCAGAGTAACTGCACAGATTAAGCAGCTCCAAAAAGGGATAAAAGACACAGGCATTTGGCCATTAATCGAACACAGACCTGAAGTCGTACCGCTGCTGTTTCCTACAGAAACAGAAGTTCAGTTAACACCACAG CAAGTCCTGCAGTCCATTATATGGCCCCGTGCAAGATCCAATCACGATGATAGTGATGACGACATGCCTGAAGAGACAATTGCTCTTCTCTCTGCATTTTTCAGAAGATATGTTGAAGAGG CTTCCTCTGACAGATTAAAGATGCTACTAAAGTTCTGGGTCGGCTGGGAGGTGCCACCTCAGCGCCTAAAGCTGGAATTTGTTCAATCCAGAGGACCAAGACACCTTCCAACTGCTGCGACATGTTCAGAACGTCTGCGGTTGCCAAATCACTACAAGAAATTTGAGGAGCTCAAGGCTGATCTTATGGTCTGTCTCGTGTCTGTGGATACTGGCTTTGGCCTTGTCTAA
- the LOC125802502 gene encoding uncharacterized protein LOC125802502 yields MEGEEERQQIQLQDAARHIVGMLRKALKSPSQNDGAPVQRGQTSGTPGSKRQMVSRPVQPTVSTASRSKLDENMARSFPGLFKKNCSRPRKRAVKSKHVQFFLLDKVTDRTPKTGEEMVLLQAGLGRRTVSRGCRSLRGICLFSLLHVLCYTAIHQWSDYAKVVLFVCFCFTVKSLCHLFAQVILEKSPSTPSSFKLDQSSSIH; encoded by the exons ATGGAGGGCGAGGAGGAGCGACAGCAG ATACAGTTACAGGATGCAGCTAGGCACATTGTGGGGATGCTGAGGAAGGCATTGAAATCTCCTTCTCAAAATG ATGGAGCTCCAGTTCAGAGAGGCCAGACGTCAGGGACCCCAGGGTCAAAGCGACAGATGGTCTCAAGACCTGTCCAGCCAACCGTGTCTACTGCTTCACGCAGCAAACTGGATGAGAATATGGCCAG ATCATTTCCTggactctttaaaaaaaactgttcaagACCTCGGAAACGGGCAGTGAAGTCAAAACATGTTCAGTTTTTTCTTTTGGACAAAGTAACTGACCGTACCCCCAAGACAGGTGAGGAGATGGTACTTCTCCAAGCTGGACTAGGCCGTAGGACAGTTTCCAGAGGATGCCGATCACTCAGAGGTATATGTCTTTTTTCCCTCTTACATGTGTTATGTTACACAGCCATTCATCAGTGGTCAGACTATGCCAAAGTGGTCTTGTTTGTGTGCTTCtgttttactgttaaaagtttGTGCCATTTATTTGCTCAAGTTATTCTGGAAAAATCACCTAGCACCCCATCAAGCTTTAAATTAGACCAAAGTAGTTCCATTCATTAG
- the LOC111188859 gene encoding uncharacterized protein LOC111188859 — protein sequence MEGEEERQQDTLRRHLLSRLLSKLELGLTREPVDLDYMEFTCRQELYLCNALSRHIDMPTEILHALQDLFRLVTEHIECISGRNRYVETLPGQMGRPKLDIERETLEEFLETDLPVPCIAKMMGVSIRTVFRRMQQFGLSARRYSSMSDEELDRVVQDVKNEMPMAGYRMVKGRLRSLGVHVQWRRVAVSLHRVDSLGIISRLAGLGCVVRRTYSVRGPLSLWHVDTNHKLIRYNIVLFGAVDGYSRKVMCLRVATNNLASTAFAAFKEATEKHGIPSRVRADQGVENVEIARFMFNVRGTDRGSFMSGKSVHNQRIERLWRDVKTCVTSKYQNMLQSLERDQLLDVCSSEDLFAVHAVFLPKLRKDLESFVDGWNNHPIRTENNMTPEQLWYCGIRETSIDQPENVEDLEEPDIDWDIATNHDGEIDGEIVVPQIESHLNEGQIQVVQSLIEQSDPDLPARDLYLTCREYILAQGE from the exons ATGGAGGGCGAGGAGGAGCGACAGCAG GACACTCTGAGAAGACACCTGCTCTCAAGGCTTCTCTCCAAATTAGAACTTGGGCTCACAAGAGAACCTGTCGATTTAGATTACATGGAATTTACATGTAGGCAGGAGTTGTATTTGTGTAATGCACTGTCCAGACACATTGATATGCCCACAGAGATTTTGCATGCTCTACAGGACCTTTTTAGGCTTGTGACCGAACACATTGAATGCATCAGTGGCAGAAATAGATATGTTGAGACACTACCTGGGCAGATGGGGCGTCCCAAGTTAGACATTGAGAGAGAGACCTTGGAAGAGTTCCTAGAAACTGACTTGCCTGTGCCCTGCATTGCAAAGATGATGGGAGTCTCAATACGTACAGTGTTTAGACGCATGCAGCAGTTTGGCCTGTCGGCTAGACGGTACAGCAGTATGAGTGATGAGGAACTGGACAGGGTGGTACAGgatgtaaaaaatgaaatgccgATGGCTGGCTACCGGATGGTTAAGGGGAGGCTGCGATCACTGGGAGTCCATGTTCAGTGGAGGAGAGTGGCTGTATCACTGCACCGTGTGGATTCTCTGGGAATCATCTCAAGACTTGCTGGATTAGGCTGTGTTGTACGCAGGACTTATTCTGTGAGAGGTCCTCTTTCACTTTGGCATGTGGACACAAACCACAAACTAATCAG GTACAACATTGTACTGTTTGGCGCAGTGGATGGGTATTCCAGAAAA GTGATGTGTCTGCGTGTTGCTACCAACAATCTGGCATCAACTGCGTTCGCAGCCTTCAAAGAGGCAACAGAAAAGCATGGCATACCATCAAG GGTCAGAGCTGACCAAGGTGTTGAAAACGTTGAAATCGCAAGATTTATGTTTAACGTTCGTGGAACCGACAGGGGAAGCTTTATGTCTGGCAAAAGCGTTCATAATCAAAG AATTGAACGCTTGTGGCGTGATGTCAAAACCTGCGTGACCTCGAAGTACCAAAACATGCTTCAGAGTCTGGAGAGGGATCAGCTTCTTGATGTTTGCTCCTCAG AAGACCTTTTTGCTGTCCATGCGGTGTTCCTACCAAAACTAAGGAAAGACCTTGAGAGTTTCGTTGATGGTTGGAACAATCACCCAATTCGGACAGAAAACAACATGACCCCTGAGCAGTTGTGGTACTGTGGTATCAGGGAAACCAGTATTGATCAGCCAGAAAATGTTGAG GATCTAGAGGAGCCTGACATTGACTGGGACATTGCCACAAACCACGATGGCGAGATTGATGGAGAGATTGTGGTTCCTCAAATTGAGTCGCATTTAAATGAAGGACAAATACAGGTGGTTCAGAGCCTCATTGAACAGAGTGACCCAGACCTGCCGGCAAGGGACTTGTATTTAACATGTCGTGAATACATTTTGGCACAGGGTGagtag
- the LOC111188860 gene encoding uncharacterized protein LOC111188860 isoform X2, whose product MCFNQTGGSGQRRLNVVSPEAEGYSGAHLTTGYTGKSCYYIMPIQESLDTSPLPFSAKEFSKMPKAKCINCQIHVPVQLLSLHIQDCQKTDTDSDCEITDDPSEICPICEVPYPVTDLPLHASFCGESHLHFRDTLPSTSSAASAVQSTLSTAYPLVPAIKEWKSVQDPQEAVQLFLEQLKQEGASQPSLLLSLDATDDDEQRDCSLIKFYKSDYEKSQWKAPFRCSIKGDAAIGAGVTRHVLSSAIARLKHGFKLNLDFDLGNAAETLLFEGEPDHLVPAASTVLLESDLFRMAGRILGHSVINGGPTLSGLSRAVVSALTNCQKEMTKSKLCLEDCPDTEQRDTIGLLLKEEWTEEELSRINNLCLDWYCTVPTKDTNKLLIFQQLLSHAVLGRVTAQIKQLQKGIKDTGIWPLIEHRPEVVPLLFPTETEVQLTPQQVLQSIIWPRARSNHDDSDDDMPEETIALLSAFFRRYVEEASSDRLKMLLKFWVGWEVPPQRLKLEFVQSRGPRHLPTAATCSERLRLPNHYKKFEELKADLMVCLVSVDTGFGLV is encoded by the exons atgTGTTTCAATCAAACAGGGGGCTCAGGGCAGCGGAGGCTAAATGTTGTATCACCTGAGGCAGAGGGCTATTCTGGAGCCCACTTAACAACTGGTTATACTGGAAAGAGCTGCTATTATATAATGCCAATCCAGGAGAGCCTGGATACAAGCCCCTTGCCCTTTTCGGCCAAAGAGTTTTCCAAAATGCCTAAGGCAAAATGCATCAACTGCCAGATCCATGTACCTGTACAGCTGCTGTCACTTCACATTCAAGATTGCCAGAAAACT GACACTGACTCAGATTGTGAAATTACTGATGATCCTTCTGAG ATTTGCCCTATATGTGAGGTTCCATACCCTGTTACAGACCTGCCGCTACATGCAAGCTTTTGTGGTGAAAG TCATCTTCATTTTAGGGACACTCTACCCAGCACATCCTCTGCAGCTTCAGCAGTTCAGTCAACGCTATCAACTGCTTACCCATTAGTACCTGCGATTAAAG AATGGAAATCAGTGCAAGATCCACAAGAGGCTGTACAGCTCTTCCTGGAGCAACTTAAACAAGAGGGGGCAAGTCAACCATCACTCCTTCTGTCCCTGGATGCAACAGATGATGACGAACAAAGGGATTGTTCTCTCATCAAATTTTACAAAAGTGACTATGAAAAAAGCCAATGGAAAGCTCCTTTCCGCTGCAGCATTAAAG GGGATGCTGCAATTGGAGCAGGTGTGACAAGACATGTGCTATCTTCAGCCATTGCCAGGTTAAAGCATGGTTTTAAACTAAACCTTG ATTTTGATCTAGGCAATGCAGCGGAGACTCTGTTGTTTGAGGGAGAACCTGACCACCTGGTTCCTGCTGCATCTACAGTGCTTCTGGAGAGTGATCTTTTCCGTATGGCAGGTAGAATCCTTGGTCACTCTGTGATCAATGGTGGTCCTACACTGTCTGGGTTGAGTCGGGCAGTGGTCAGTGCCTTAACAAATTGCCAAAAGGAAATGACAAAATCAAAACTCTGCCTAGAAGACTGCCCCGATACAGAGCAAAGGGACACTATTGGTCTT CTGCTAAAAGAAGAGTGGACTGAGGAAGAATTGTCAAGAATAAACAATCTCTGCTTGGATTGGTACTGCACAGTGCCTACAAAAGACACAAACAAGCTTCTGATATTCCAGCAGCTCCTCTCCCATGCT GTTCTTGGCAGAGTAACTGCACAGATTAAGCAGCTCCAAAAAGGGATAAAAGACACAGGCATTTGGCCATTAATCGAACACAGACCTGAAGTCGTACCGCTGCTGTTTCCTACAGAAACAGAAGTTCAGTTAACACCACAG CAAGTCCTGCAGTCCATTATATGGCCCCGTGCAAGATCCAATCACGATGATAGTGATGACGACATGCCTGAAGAGACAATTGCTCTTCTCTCTGCATTTTTCAGAAGATATGTTGAAGAGG CTTCCTCTGACAGATTAAAGATGCTACTAAAGTTCTGGGTCGGCTGGGAGGTGCCACCTCAGCGCCTAAAGCTGGAATTTGTTCAATCCAGAGGACCAAGACACCTTCCAACTGCTGCGACATGTTCAGAACGTCTGCGGTTGCCAAATCACTACAAGAAATTTGAGGAGCTCAAGGCTGATCTTATGGTCTGTCTCGTGTCTGTGGATACTGGCTTTGGCCTTGTCTAA
- the LOC111188860 gene encoding uncharacterized protein LOC111188860 isoform X3, whose translation MCFNQTGGSGQRRLNVVSPEAEGYSGAHLTTGYTGKSCYYIMPIQESLDTSPLPFSAKEFSKMPKAKCINCQIHVPVQLLSLHIQDCQKTDTDSDCEITDDPSEICPICEVPYPVTDLPLHASFCGESSHLHFRDTLPSTSSAASAVQSTLSTAYPLVPAIKEWKSVQDPQEAVQLFLEQLKQEGASQPSLLLSLDATDDDEQRDCSLIKFYKSDYEKSQWKAPFRCSIKGDAAIGAGVTRHVLSSAIARLKHGFKLNLGNAAETLLFEGEPDHLVPAASTVLLESDLFRMAGRILGHSVINGGPTLSGLSRAVVSALTNCQKEMTKSKLCLEDCPDTEQRDTIGLLLKEEWTEEELSRINNLCLDWYCTVPTKDTNKLLIFQQLLSHAVLGRVTAQIKQLQKGIKDTGIWPLIEHRPEVVPLLFPTETEVQLTPQQVLQSIIWPRARSNHDDSDDDMPEETIALLSAFFRRYVEEASSDRLKMLLKFWVGWEVPPQRLKLEFVQSRGPRHLPTAATCSERLRLPNHYKKFEELKADLMVCLVSVDTGFGLV comes from the exons atgTGTTTCAATCAAACAGGGGGCTCAGGGCAGCGGAGGCTAAATGTTGTATCACCTGAGGCAGAGGGCTATTCTGGAGCCCACTTAACAACTGGTTATACTGGAAAGAGCTGCTATTATATAATGCCAATCCAGGAGAGCCTGGATACAAGCCCCTTGCCCTTTTCGGCCAAAGAGTTTTCCAAAATGCCTAAGGCAAAATGCATCAACTGCCAGATCCATGTACCTGTACAGCTGCTGTCACTTCACATTCAAGATTGCCAGAAAACT GACACTGACTCAGATTGTGAAATTACTGATGATCCTTCTGAG ATTTGCCCTATATGTGAGGTTCCATACCCTGTTACAGACCTGCCGCTACATGCAAGCTTTTGTGGTGAAAG CAGTCATCTTCATTTTAGGGACACTCTACCCAGCACATCCTCTGCAGCTTCAGCAGTTCAGTCAACGCTATCAACTGCTTACCCATTAGTACCTGCGATTAAAG AATGGAAATCAGTGCAAGATCCACAAGAGGCTGTACAGCTCTTCCTGGAGCAACTTAAACAAGAGGGGGCAAGTCAACCATCACTCCTTCTGTCCCTGGATGCAACAGATGATGACGAACAAAGGGATTGTTCTCTCATCAAATTTTACAAAAGTGACTATGAAAAAAGCCAATGGAAAGCTCCTTTCCGCTGCAGCATTAAAG GGGATGCTGCAATTGGAGCAGGTGTGACAAGACATGTGCTATCTTCAGCCATTGCCAGGTTAAAGCATGGTTTTAAACTAAACCTTG GCAATGCAGCGGAGACTCTGTTGTTTGAGGGAGAACCTGACCACCTGGTTCCTGCTGCATCTACAGTGCTTCTGGAGAGTGATCTTTTCCGTATGGCAGGTAGAATCCTTGGTCACTCTGTGATCAATGGTGGTCCTACACTGTCTGGGTTGAGTCGGGCAGTGGTCAGTGCCTTAACAAATTGCCAAAAGGAAATGACAAAATCAAAACTCTGCCTAGAAGACTGCCCCGATACAGAGCAAAGGGACACTATTGGTCTT CTGCTAAAAGAAGAGTGGACTGAGGAAGAATTGTCAAGAATAAACAATCTCTGCTTGGATTGGTACTGCACAGTGCCTACAAAAGACACAAACAAGCTTCTGATATTCCAGCAGCTCCTCTCCCATGCT GTTCTTGGCAGAGTAACTGCACAGATTAAGCAGCTCCAAAAAGGGATAAAAGACACAGGCATTTGGCCATTAATCGAACACAGACCTGAAGTCGTACCGCTGCTGTTTCCTACAGAAACAGAAGTTCAGTTAACACCACAG CAAGTCCTGCAGTCCATTATATGGCCCCGTGCAAGATCCAATCACGATGATAGTGATGACGACATGCCTGAAGAGACAATTGCTCTTCTCTCTGCATTTTTCAGAAGATATGTTGAAGAGG CTTCCTCTGACAGATTAAAGATGCTACTAAAGTTCTGGGTCGGCTGGGAGGTGCCACCTCAGCGCCTAAAGCTGGAATTTGTTCAATCCAGAGGACCAAGACACCTTCCAACTGCTGCGACATGTTCAGAACGTCTGCGGTTGCCAAATCACTACAAGAAATTTGAGGAGCTCAAGGCTGATCTTATGGTCTGTCTCGTGTCTGTGGATACTGGCTTTGGCCTTGTCTAA